One genomic region from Actinocatenispora thailandica encodes:
- a CDS encoding ABC transporter ATP-binding protein yields MRRLLGYCWRYRGRVIVAFGASVVGMAVTALVPLIQRSIVDDSILSSKRPLLPLVGLLVLAALAVYGTAFLRRYHGGRLALDVQHDMRTGLFAALSRLDGARQDELQTGQVVGRATSDITMVQGLLGMFPIMIGNVLLFGISLVVMLTLSPLLTLVALAVGPGLYWISVLSRRKLFPATWAAQQEAAAVAAEVDDAVTGVRVVKGFGQESQELTKLERVARRLFASRLRAVRLNSRYNPALQAIPALGQVGVLALGGWLAVHQSITLGTFLAFSSYLAQLIGPVRMLAGLLTIGQQARASVIRVFEVIDSQPLVTEAPDAIDVPAGAMSTRAAAGSPVVEFDDVHFGYVPSQPVLSGLTLSAAPGETIALVGSSGSGKSTVSLLLPRFYDVASGAVRVAGHDVRELTIDSLRASIGLVMEDSFLFSESIRDNIAYGRPDATDEQVVAAAKAAEAHEFVLGLRDGYDTMIGEKGLTLSGGQRQRVALARALITDPRILVLDDATSAVDAQVEAEIHATLHRVMQGRTTLLIAHRRSTLALADRIAVLDGGRVVDIGTEDELARRCPLYNLLLSGPGDDAEGIDAGELPAEPAPVVPDSAADELNDDGTTARLWDPSRAPEPEYLPGLAGDPAAASRGAAAGRGGGGGGGGGGGGGGGMGRMGGALASMPPTPDLLAKVAALPPATDTPDVDDDAVRAADPRFSLRRLIAPMRTPLLVALLLVAVDAAATLILPALIRSGVDSGVQHRDMTVIATVSILGLGVVLIDWIVQIGQTRITGRTGERMLYALRVKTFSHLQRLGLDYYEKELSGRIMTRMTTDVDAFSSFLQTGLVQAVVSVLTFFGILGALLYLNVELGLVVCSVLPVMVLATLVFRSRSSRAYTEAREKVGIVNADLQENVAGMRVAQAYRREGHNRARFSARSDDYRRTRTRAQRYIATYFPFVQFLSTVAGALVLVVGGQLVHSGSLSAGALIAYLLYIEMFFAPVQQLSQVFDGYQQAAVGLRRIVELLRTPTSTPQAADPVPVPPRLRGEIAFADVSFGYSPDLPPALSDVDLAVRPGETVAVVGETGAGKSTLVKLVSRYYDVTGGAVLVDGVDVRDYDLPGYRHRMGVVPQEPYLFPGTVRDTIAYGRPAATNAEVERAARAVGAHDMIARLDGGYYHEVAERGRNLSSGQRQLLALARAQLVEPDILVMDEATAALDLATEAEVTRATDRLVGRRTTLVVAHRLTTAARADRIVVLDRGRVVETGTHAELLAAGGHYARQWEVFTTGRTTSAAR; encoded by the coding sequence TTGCGCCGGCTGCTCGGGTACTGCTGGCGCTACCGCGGCCGGGTGATCGTGGCGTTCGGCGCCTCGGTGGTCGGGATGGCCGTCACCGCGCTGGTGCCGCTGATCCAACGCTCCATCGTGGACGATTCGATCCTGTCCTCGAAGCGCCCGCTGCTGCCGCTGGTGGGGCTGCTGGTACTGGCCGCGCTGGCCGTGTACGGCACCGCGTTCCTGCGCCGCTACCACGGCGGCCGGCTCGCCCTGGACGTGCAGCACGACATGCGTACCGGGCTGTTCGCGGCGCTGTCCCGGCTGGACGGCGCGCGCCAGGACGAGTTGCAGACCGGGCAGGTGGTCGGCCGGGCCACCTCGGACATCACCATGGTGCAGGGCCTGCTCGGGATGTTCCCGATCATGATCGGCAACGTCCTGCTGTTCGGCATCTCGCTGGTCGTGATGCTCACCCTGTCGCCGTTGCTGACGCTCGTCGCGCTGGCGGTCGGCCCCGGGCTGTACTGGATCTCCGTACTGTCCCGGCGCAAGCTGTTCCCGGCGACCTGGGCGGCGCAGCAGGAGGCGGCGGCGGTCGCGGCCGAGGTGGACGACGCGGTCACCGGGGTCCGGGTGGTCAAGGGCTTCGGCCAGGAGTCGCAGGAGCTGACCAAGCTGGAGCGGGTGGCCCGGCGGTTGTTCGCGTCCCGGCTGCGCGCGGTGCGGCTGAACAGTCGGTACAACCCGGCGCTGCAGGCGATTCCGGCGCTCGGCCAGGTCGGTGTGCTGGCCCTGGGTGGCTGGCTCGCGGTCCATCAGTCCATCACGCTCGGCACCTTCCTCGCGTTCTCCAGCTACCTGGCCCAGCTGATCGGCCCGGTACGGATGCTCGCCGGGCTGCTGACCATCGGCCAGCAGGCGCGCGCCAGCGTCATCCGGGTGTTCGAGGTGATCGACTCGCAGCCGCTGGTCACCGAGGCGCCGGACGCGATCGACGTACCGGCGGGCGCGATGTCGACGCGGGCCGCGGCCGGCTCGCCGGTCGTCGAGTTCGACGACGTGCACTTCGGGTACGTGCCGTCGCAGCCGGTGCTGTCCGGGCTGACCCTGTCCGCGGCGCCGGGCGAGACGATCGCGCTGGTCGGCTCGTCCGGGTCGGGCAAGTCGACGGTGTCGCTGCTGCTGCCCCGGTTCTACGACGTGGCGAGCGGCGCGGTGCGGGTCGCCGGGCACGACGTCCGGGAGCTGACCATCGACTCGCTGCGCGCCTCGATCGGGCTGGTGATGGAGGACAGCTTCCTGTTCTCCGAGTCGATCCGGGACAACATCGCGTACGGGCGGCCGGACGCCACCGACGAGCAGGTGGTCGCCGCGGCGAAGGCGGCGGAGGCGCACGAGTTCGTCCTCGGTCTGCGCGACGGGTACGACACGATGATCGGGGAGAAGGGGCTGACCCTGTCCGGTGGCCAGCGGCAGCGGGTGGCGCTGGCCCGGGCGCTGATCACCGATCCGCGGATCCTGGTCCTCGACGACGCGACCTCGGCGGTGGACGCGCAGGTCGAGGCGGAGATCCACGCGACCCTGCACCGGGTCATGCAGGGGCGCACCACGCTGCTGATCGCGCACCGCCGCTCCACCCTGGCGCTGGCGGACCGGATCGCGGTGCTGGACGGCGGCCGGGTCGTCGACATCGGTACCGAGGACGAGCTGGCCCGGCGCTGCCCGCTGTACAACCTGCTGCTGTCCGGGCCGGGCGACGACGCGGAGGGCATCGACGCCGGGGAACTGCCGGCCGAGCCGGCGCCGGTGGTACCGGATTCGGCGGCGGACGAGCTGAACGACGACGGGACGACCGCGCGGCTGTGGGATCCGAGCCGGGCGCCGGAGCCGGAGTACCTGCCGGGCCTGGCCGGCGATCCGGCCGCGGCGTCGCGCGGCGCTGCTGCCGGCCGCGGCGGGGGCGGTGGCGGCGGTGGTGGCGGTGGCGGTGGTGGCGGGATGGGCCGGATGGGCGGTGCGCTGGCCAGCATGCCGCCGACGCCGGACCTGCTGGCGAAGGTCGCGGCGTTGCCGCCGGCCACCGACACCCCGGACGTGGACGACGACGCGGTCCGCGCGGCCGACCCGCGGTTCAGCCTGCGCCGGCTGATCGCCCCGATGCGTACCCCGTTGCTGGTGGCGCTGCTGCTGGTGGCGGTGGATGCGGCGGCGACGCTGATCCTGCCGGCGCTGATCCGGTCGGGCGTCGACTCCGGGGTGCAGCACCGGGACATGACGGTGATCGCGACCGTGTCGATCCTCGGCCTGGGCGTCGTGCTGATCGACTGGATCGTCCAGATCGGACAGACCCGGATCACCGGCCGTACCGGTGAGCGGATGCTCTACGCGCTGCGGGTCAAGACGTTCTCGCACCTGCAGCGGCTGGGCCTGGACTACTACGAGAAGGAGCTGTCCGGCCGGATCATGACCCGGATGACCACCGACGTGGACGCGTTCTCGTCGTTCCTGCAGACCGGGCTGGTGCAGGCGGTGGTCTCGGTGCTGACGTTCTTCGGCATCCTCGGTGCGCTGCTCTACCTGAACGTCGAGCTCGGCCTGGTGGTCTGCTCGGTGCTGCCGGTGATGGTGCTGGCCACGCTGGTGTTCCGGTCGCGGTCGTCGCGGGCCTACACCGAGGCGCGGGAGAAGGTCGGCATCGTCAACGCCGACCTGCAGGAGAACGTCGCGGGCATGCGGGTCGCCCAGGCGTACCGGCGGGAGGGGCACAACCGGGCCCGGTTCTCGGCCCGCTCGGACGACTACCGGCGCACCCGCACCCGGGCCCAGCGCTACATCGCCACCTACTTCCCGTTCGTGCAGTTCCTGTCCACTGTGGCCGGTGCCCTGGTGCTGGTGGTCGGCGGCCAGCTGGTCCACAGTGGATCGTTGAGCGCCGGCGCGCTGATCGCGTACCTGCTCTACATCGAGATGTTCTTCGCTCCGGTGCAGCAGCTGTCCCAGGTCTTCGACGGCTACCAGCAGGCCGCGGTGGGGTTGCGCCGGATCGTCGAGCTGCTGCGCACGCCGACCAGCACGCCGCAGGCCGCCGACCCGGTCCCGGTGCCGCCGCGGCTGCGCGGCGAGATCGCGTTCGCCGACGTGTCCTTCGGCTACTCGCCGGACCTGCCGCCGGCACTGTCCGATGTGGACCTTGCGGTACGGCCGGGGGAGACGGTGGCGGTCGTCGGGGAGACCGGTGCCGGCAAGTCGACGCTGGTGAAACTGGTCTCCCGGTACTACGACGTGACCGGCGGCGCGGTGCTGGTCGACGGCGTGGACGTTCGCGACTACGACCTGCCCGGCTACCGGCACCGGATGGGCGTGGTACCGCAGGAGCCGTACCTGTTCCCGGGCACCGTGCGGGACACGATCGCCTACGGCCGGCCGGCGGCGACCAACGCCGAGGTCGAACGGGCGGCACGGGCGGTCGGCGCGCACGACATGATCGCCCGGTTGGACGGCGGCTACTACCACGAGGTGGCCGAGCGGGGCCGCAACCTGTCCAGCGGTCAGCGGCAGCTGCTCGCGCTGGCCCGCGCGCAGCTGGTGGAGCCGGACATCCTGGTGATGGACGAGGCGACCGCCGCGCTCGACCTGGCCACCGAGGCCGAGGTCACCCGGGCCACCGATCGCCTGGTGGGGCGGCGAACCACGCTGGTGGTGGCGCACCGGCTGACCACCGCGGCGCGGGCGGACCGGATCGTGGTGCTCGACCGCGGCCGCGTCGTCGAGACCGGTACGCACGCCGAGCTGCTCGCCGCCGGTGGCCACTACGCGCGGCAGTGGGAAGTCTTCACCACCGGCCGCACCACGTCCGCCGCGCGCTGA
- a CDS encoding carbohydrate ABC transporter permease, whose translation MTVTDRSSAATAEADPPVVRSASRTRRKRREYLLFLLFIAPNAVLLAAFAYWPIVFNGILSLTSWDMVSPHIPFVGLANYRDMFSDPDFWWVILRTILFSGAVVIGCVVAGLAVAILLNQKLRGRNVVRTVAFAPHILSGVAMGTVWLFIFDPQIGLMKMVLGKIGADGPAWMTDSNWALAGLIIVYLWKTIGFVAVVYVAGLQGMPTDLYEAAKLDGAGAWTLFRKITFPLLSPVTFFVVVVTIVATFQAFDVIAIMTDGGPGDATTTISWYIYKEAFQALDAGHAGAGALVMFVILIAITAAQARFMERKVHYR comes from the coding sequence TTGACAGTCACTGACCGATCATCGGCGGCTACCGCCGAGGCTGATCCGCCGGTGGTGCGGTCGGCCAGCAGGACGCGCCGGAAACGGCGCGAGTACCTGCTGTTCCTGCTGTTCATCGCGCCGAACGCGGTGCTGCTCGCGGCCTTCGCGTACTGGCCGATCGTGTTCAACGGGATCCTCAGCCTGACCAGCTGGGACATGGTCTCGCCGCACATCCCGTTCGTTGGTCTGGCCAACTACCGGGACATGTTCTCCGACCCCGACTTCTGGTGGGTCATCCTGCGGACGATCCTGTTCTCCGGCGCCGTCGTGATCGGCTGCGTGGTGGCCGGCCTGGCGGTCGCGATCCTGCTGAACCAGAAGCTGCGCGGCCGCAACGTGGTCCGCACCGTGGCGTTCGCGCCGCACATCCTGTCCGGCGTCGCGATGGGTACCGTCTGGCTGTTCATCTTCGACCCGCAGATCGGGTTGATGAAGATGGTGCTGGGCAAGATCGGCGCCGACGGCCCGGCCTGGATGACCGACTCGAACTGGGCGCTCGCCGGCCTGATCATCGTCTACCTGTGGAAGACGATCGGGTTCGTCGCGGTGGTGTACGTGGCCGGCTTGCAGGGCATGCCGACCGACCTGTACGAGGCGGCGAAGCTGGACGGCGCCGGTGCCTGGACGCTGTTCCGCAAGATCACGTTCCCGCTGCTGTCGCCGGTGACGTTCTTCGTCGTGGTGGTCACGATCGTCGCGACGTTCCAGGCGTTCGACGTCATCGCCATCATGACCGACGGCGGTCCGGGCGACGCCACCACCACGATCTCCTGGTACATCTACAAAGAGGCCTTCCAGGCTCTGGACGCCGGCCACGCGGGCGCCGGTGCGCTCGTGATGTTCGTGATCCTGATCGCGATCACCGCGGCCCAGGCCCGGTTCATGGAGCGGAAGGTGCACTACCGATGA
- a CDS encoding carbohydrate ABC transporter permease produces MKTLGAGLKYLGLIVVLVLAAVPIYWLLSTSVTSPEKIFQFQWFPDGLNWQNYVDGWKSAPFGAMYKNSIIVTLAGALIQICVAILSAYAFAFLDFPGKRIVFLVFLGAMMVPGTVVLMPNFLTIAALGWVNSYAGIVIPGVGSVFAMFLLRQHMLTLSSEVTDAAKVDGANHLRILWHVVLPMSRPMVVTVIVVALVEKWNDFVWPLVSTSTDSMRTLPVGLLMIKDAQGFTNWGAVMASSVFIVVPVLIVFFIAQRQIIAGLTAGATKG; encoded by the coding sequence ATGAAGACCCTGGGTGCCGGCCTGAAATACCTCGGGCTGATCGTCGTCCTGGTGCTCGCCGCGGTGCCGATCTACTGGCTGCTGTCCACCTCGGTCACCTCGCCGGAGAAGATCTTCCAGTTCCAGTGGTTCCCGGACGGGCTGAACTGGCAGAACTACGTCGACGGCTGGAAGTCGGCGCCGTTCGGCGCGATGTACAAGAACTCGATCATCGTCACGCTGGCCGGCGCGCTGATCCAGATCTGCGTGGCGATCCTCAGCGCGTACGCGTTCGCGTTCCTCGACTTCCCGGGCAAGCGCATCGTGTTCCTGGTCTTCCTCGGCGCGATGATGGTCCCCGGCACGGTCGTACTGATGCCGAACTTCCTCACCATCGCGGCGCTCGGCTGGGTCAACAGCTACGCCGGCATCGTGATCCCCGGGGTCGGCTCGGTGTTCGCGATGTTCCTGCTGCGGCAGCACATGTTGACGCTGTCCTCCGAGGTGACCGACGCGGCCAAGGTCGACGGGGCGAACCACCTGCGCATCCTCTGGCACGTGGTGCTGCCGATGTCGCGGCCGATGGTGGTCACGGTGATCGTGGTGGCGCTGGTGGAGAAGTGGAACGACTTCGTCTGGCCGCTGGTGTCCACCAGCACCGACTCGATGCGGACACTGCCGGTCGGGCTGCTGATGATCAAGGACGCGCAGGGCTTCACGAACTGGGGCGCGGTGATGGCCTCCTCGGTGTTCATCGTGGTGCCGGTGCTGATCGTCTTCTTCATCGCCCAGCGCCAGATCATCGCCGGGCTCACCGCCGGCGCGACGAAGGGCTGA
- a CDS encoding ABC transporter substrate-binding protein, with protein sequence MNANARAALSRRTLLAALGLTGAAAMSGCAGDFRQTAGSVPGKYAKRQHVVFWHSFGGTPLAVLTELVAKFNDSQSDIYVEAQFQGSYEMTMQKLATAIVAKQVPDICVLSEITWRKIHLADALEPYDDFFDGDVRPDQFIDQFIQEGTVQGKLWWLPFARSTPLFYYNKTLFEKAGLSPDGPESWEQLQQWAPAIMRQKTAAGHPKVLALGSTYSSWYFQSNIWTWGGHYSQGLDVTFDTRPVIAAGQWMVDFIRKHRAAYLSQKPDQDMGSGITACYLSSTGGLKQASLNAEGGKYQVGTAFLPQHDGNFGCPTGGSGIGILKYAAKSRKEAAWQFLKFLAQPVNSAHWTVGTGYLPVVKAARQQQELVKATKDKNYLTALNQLPKTQPQDLIRLIVSSAGDTMDEQLTKLYSSGASVPDVFGRLDKKLSSLADLIRETYDSHYH encoded by the coding sequence ATGAACGCGAACGCACGCGCCGCGTTGAGCCGGCGCACCCTGCTCGCCGCGCTGGGACTGACCGGCGCCGCGGCGATGTCCGGCTGCGCCGGCGACTTCCGGCAGACCGCCGGATCGGTCCCCGGCAAGTACGCCAAGCGGCAGCACGTGGTGTTCTGGCACTCGTTCGGCGGTACCCCGCTCGCGGTGCTCACCGAGCTGGTGGCGAAGTTCAACGACAGCCAGTCGGACATCTACGTGGAGGCCCAGTTCCAGGGCAGCTACGAGATGACGATGCAGAAGCTCGCCACCGCCATCGTGGCCAAGCAGGTCCCGGACATCTGCGTACTGTCCGAGATCACCTGGCGCAAGATCCACCTGGCCGACGCGCTGGAGCCGTACGACGACTTCTTCGACGGCGACGTGCGGCCGGACCAGTTCATCGACCAGTTCATCCAGGAAGGCACCGTCCAGGGGAAGCTGTGGTGGCTGCCGTTCGCGCGCAGCACGCCGCTCTTCTACTACAACAAGACGCTGTTCGAGAAGGCCGGGCTGTCCCCGGACGGGCCCGAGTCGTGGGAGCAGCTGCAGCAGTGGGCGCCGGCCATCATGCGGCAGAAGACCGCCGCCGGGCATCCGAAGGTGCTCGCGCTGGGCAGCACCTACTCCAGCTGGTACTTCCAGAGCAACATCTGGACCTGGGGCGGCCACTACTCGCAGGGGTTGGACGTCACGTTCGACACCAGGCCGGTGATCGCCGCCGGTCAGTGGATGGTCGACTTCATCCGCAAGCACCGGGCCGCGTACCTGTCGCAGAAGCCGGACCAGGACATGGGCAGCGGCATCACCGCGTGCTACCTGTCCTCGACGGGCGGGCTGAAGCAGGCGAGCCTGAACGCGGAGGGCGGCAAGTACCAGGTCGGCACCGCGTTCCTGCCGCAGCACGACGGGAACTTCGGCTGCCCCACCGGCGGGTCGGGCATCGGCATCCTCAAGTACGCGGCGAAGTCGCGCAAGGAAGCCGCCTGGCAGTTCCTGAAGTTCCTGGCCCAGCCGGTGAACTCGGCGCACTGGACGGTCGGTACCGGGTATTTGCCGGTGGTGAAGGCGGCCCGGCAGCAGCAGGAACTCGTCAAGGCGACCAAGGACAAGAACTACCTGACCGCGTTGAACCAGCTGCCGAAGACCCAGCCGCAGGACCTGATCCGACTGATCGTGTCCAGCGCCGGTGACACCATGGACGAGCAGCTGACCAAGCTGTACTCGTCGGGCGCGTCGGTGCCGGACGTCTTCGGCCGGCTGGACAAGAAGCTCAGCTCGCTCGCCGATCTGATCCGCGAGACCTACGACTCGCACTACCACTGA
- a CDS encoding peptide MFS transporter — MAQAVDDDAVPDAPQYGFFGHPRGLATLFFTELWERVSYYGMRAILLYYMYTAVSKGGLGIPQGTAASLMSIYGSAVFMSGIIGGWIADRLLGSRRSIFIGGSLIMCGHICLAIPTGGLLALYLSMIFIVLGTGLLKPNISNVVGDLYSRRDARRDAGFSIFYMSTNIGAFIAPIVVGALANGYNYHAGFSFAAFGMALALVLYVVLGSWMGTAGTKAHNPITPDERRPIATRLGIGAIVVVLVLGGMVLGGVFTVGWIIDIISLLSIALPVAYFVIMLRSPRTTADERSRVRAYIPLFVGSMFFWMIEEQGSVVLATFAKQRTDLKLGSFDIPPAWFQSINPLAIVLFAPLFALLWTKLGDRQPRTPRKFAAGMFLAGLSYLLMTGPGLINGTSVPASPFWLVGSFVLVIFGELCLSPVGLSATTKLAPVAFASQTMSLWFLSDAAAQGISAQIVPVFDPSTEVAYFAIVGSVVALLGVVMYFVSPLITKRMRDVT; from the coding sequence GTGGCGCAGGCAGTCGACGACGACGCGGTACCGGACGCACCGCAGTACGGCTTCTTCGGCCATCCGCGCGGCCTCGCCACGCTGTTCTTCACCGAGCTGTGGGAGCGGGTCAGCTACTACGGCATGCGCGCCATCCTGCTGTACTACATGTACACGGCGGTCAGCAAGGGCGGCCTCGGCATCCCGCAGGGCACCGCGGCGTCGCTGATGTCGATCTACGGCTCGGCCGTGTTCATGTCCGGCATCATCGGCGGCTGGATCGCCGACCGGCTGCTCGGCTCCCGCCGGTCGATCTTCATCGGCGGCAGCCTGATCATGTGCGGGCACATCTGCCTGGCCATCCCCACCGGCGGCCTGCTCGCGCTCTACCTGTCGATGATCTTCATCGTGCTCGGCACCGGGCTGCTCAAGCCGAACATCTCCAACGTCGTCGGCGACCTCTACAGCCGGCGCGACGCCCGCCGGGACGCCGGCTTCTCGATCTTCTACATGAGCACCAACATCGGCGCGTTCATCGCGCCGATCGTGGTCGGCGCGCTGGCCAACGGGTACAACTACCACGCCGGGTTCAGCTTCGCCGCGTTCGGCATGGCACTGGCCCTGGTGCTCTACGTCGTGCTGGGCAGCTGGATGGGCACCGCCGGCACCAAGGCACACAACCCGATCACGCCCGACGAGCGGCGCCCGATCGCCACCCGACTCGGCATCGGCGCGATCGTCGTCGTCCTCGTGCTGGGTGGGATGGTGCTCGGCGGGGTGTTCACCGTCGGCTGGATCATCGACATCATCTCGCTGCTGTCGATCGCACTGCCGGTGGCGTACTTCGTGATCATGCTGCGCAGCCCGCGCACCACCGCGGACGAGCGGTCCCGGGTCCGGGCGTACATCCCGCTGTTCGTCGGGTCGATGTTCTTCTGGATGATCGAGGAGCAGGGCTCGGTGGTGCTCGCGACGTTCGCGAAGCAGCGCACCGACCTCAAGCTCGGCAGCTTCGACATCCCGCCGGCCTGGTTCCAGTCGATCAACCCGCTGGCGATCGTCCTGTTCGCGCCGCTGTTCGCGTTGCTGTGGACCAAACTCGGCGACCGGCAGCCACGGACGCCGCGCAAGTTCGCCGCCGGGATGTTCCTCGCCGGCCTGTCCTACCTGCTGATGACCGGGCCCGGGCTGATCAACGGAACCTCGGTACCGGCCAGCCCGTTCTGGCTGGTCGGCAGCTTCGTGCTGGTCATCTTCGGCGAACTGTGCCTGTCCCCGGTGGGGCTGTCGGCCACCACCAAGCTCGCGCCGGTCGCGTTCGCGTCCCAGACGATGAGCCTGTGGTTCCTGTCCGACGCCGCGGCGCAGGGCATCAGCGCCCAGATCGTCCCGGTGTTCGATCCGAGCACCGAGGTCGCCTACTTCGCCATCGTCGGCAGCGTGGTCGCACTGCTCGGCGTGGTCATGTACTTCGTCTCACCGCTGATCACCAAGCGGATGCGCGACGTCACCTGA
- a CDS encoding MarR family winged helix-turn-helix transcriptional regulator produces MSGSTPATPPDEELALADRLGDQLVRFLRLVGRNHTNLPELYQAGIEKVGYVLLWRLAADGPQRTTALAEAVHSDISTISRQVTALVKQGWVERTQDPEDGRAHLLAPTEEGRRVYRRIRGRRNEHMACVLAGWRDDERRALLTLLDRLNDDFEEYLLRVHEGCGEKQQRGEKVG; encoded by the coding sequence ATGTCCGGATCGACGCCGGCGACTCCGCCCGACGAGGAGCTTGCGCTGGCCGACCGCCTCGGCGATCAGCTTGTCCGGTTCCTGCGCCTGGTGGGTCGCAACCACACCAACCTGCCCGAGCTGTACCAGGCGGGCATCGAAAAGGTCGGCTACGTGCTGCTGTGGCGGCTCGCCGCGGACGGCCCGCAACGCACCACGGCCCTGGCCGAAGCCGTGCACTCGGACATCTCGACGATCAGCCGGCAGGTCACCGCGCTGGTCAAACAGGGCTGGGTGGAGCGCACCCAGGACCCCGAGGACGGCCGGGCCCACCTGCTCGCGCCCACCGAGGAGGGCCGGCGGGTCTACCGGCGCATCCGTGGCCGGCGCAACGAGCACATGGCCTGCGTGCTCGCGGGCTGGCGGGACGACGAGCGGCGTGCACTGCTGACGCTGCTCGACCGCCTCAACGACGACTTCGAGGAATACCTGCTGCGAGTCCACGAGGGCTGCGGCGAGAAACAGCAACGGGGAGAGAAGGTCGGATGA